In Penaeus vannamei isolate JL-2024 chromosome 4, ASM4276789v1, whole genome shotgun sequence, a single window of DNA contains:
- the LOC138861517 gene encoding cuticle protein 7-like: MFTKAVVALALVAVAASAPSQPAYGYAPQPAYEVPSKYDFNYAVKDDYSGNDFGHQETRDGYNTQGSYYVQLPDGRLEKVAYTVNGDSGYVAEVSYEGEAQYPEYHPAPAYKSAPVYEPAPAYKPAPTYAY, translated from the exons ATGTTCACTAAG GCTGTCGTTGCCCTCGCCCTCGTGGCCGTTGCTGCCTCTGCTCCTTCTCAGCCAGCCTATGGCTATGCTCCTCAGCCAGCTTATGAG GTCCCttccaagtacgacttcaactatgctGTGAAAgacgactactccggcaacgacttcggtcaccaggagACCCGTGACGGATACAACACTCAGGGTTCCTACTACGTTCAGCTCCCCGACGGTCGTCTGGagaaggtcgcctacactgtcaacggcgactccggctacgtggctgaggtcagctacgagggtgaggcccagtacccTGAGTACCACCCAGCACCTGCCTACAAGTCTGCCCCTGTCTACGAACCtgctcctgcctacaagcctgctcccaCCTACGCTTATTGA
- the LOC113822541 gene encoding cuticle protein 7-like produces the protein MFTKAVVALALVAVATSAPSQPAYGYAPQPTYEIPAKYDFNYAVKDDYSGNDFGHQETRDGYNTQGSYYVQLPDGRLEKVAYTVNGDSGYVAEVSYEGEAQYPEYKPAPYHPEPAYKPAPYHPEPAYKPVPAYKPAPAYNPTPAYKPAPTYA, from the exons ATGTTCACCAAG GCTGTCGTTGCCCTCGCCCTCGTGGCCGTTGCTACCTCTGCTCCTTCTCAGCCAGCCTATGGATATGCTCCTCAGCCCACCTATGAG atccctgccaagtacgacttcaactatgctgtgaaggacgactactccggcaacgacttcggtcaccaggagACCCGTGACGGATACAACACTCAGGGTTCCTACTACGTTCAGCTCCCCGACGGTCGTCTGGagaaggtcgcctacactgtcaacggcgactccggctacgtggctgaggtcagctacgagggtgaggcccagtaccccgagtacaagccAGCTCCTTACCATCCTGAACCTGCATACAAGCCAGCTCCTTACCATCCTGAACCTGCCTACAAGCCCGTCCCCGCTTACAAGCCAGCCCCTGCCTACAACCCTACTCCTGCTTACAAGCCTGCCCCTACCTACGCCTAA
- the LOC113822567 gene encoding cuticle protein 7-like yields MFTKTIVALALVAVAASAPSLPAYGYAPQPAYEVPAKYDFNYTVKDDYSGNDFGHQEARDGYNTQGSYYVQLPDGRLEKVAYTVNGDSGYVAEVSYEGEAQYPEYKPAYNPVPVYKPAPVYA; encoded by the exons ATGTTCACCAAG ACTATCGTTGCCCTCGCCCTTGTGGCCGTTGCTGCATCTGCTCCTTCTCTACCAGCCTATGGCTATGCTCCTCAGCCAGCCTATGAG GtccctgccaagtacgacttcaactatactgtgaaggacgactactccggcaacgacttcggtcaccaaGAAGCTCGCGATGGTTATAATACTCAGGGTTCCTACTACGTCCAGCTCCCCGACGGTCGTCTGGagaaggtcgcctacactgtcaacggcgactccggctacgtggccgaggtcagctacgagggtgaggcccagtaccccgagtacaagccTGCCTACAACCCAGTACCTGTCTATAAGCCTGCACCAGTCTACGCCTAA
- the LOC113822566 gene encoding cuticle protein 7-like, which yields MFTKAVVALALVAVAASAPSQPAYGYAPQPAYEVPAKYDFNYAVKDDYSGNDFGHQETRDGYNTQGSYYVQLPDGRLEKVAYTVNGDSGYVAEVSYEGEAQYPEYHPAPAYKSAPVYEPAPAYKPAPTYAY from the exons ATGTTCACAAAG GCTGTCGTTGCCCTCGCCCTCGTGGCCGTTGCTGCCTCTGCTCCTTCTCAGCCAGCCTATGGATATGCTCCTCAGCCAGCTTATGAG GtccctgccaagtacgacttcaactacgccgtgaaggacgactactccggcaacgacttcggtcaccaggagACCCGTGACGGATACAACACTCAGGGTTCCTACTACGTTCAGCTCCCCGACGGTCGTCTGGagaaggtcgcctacactgtcaacggcgactccggctacgtggctgaggtcagctacgagggtgaggcccagtacccTGAGTACCACCCAGCACCTGCCTACAAGTCTGCCCCTGTCTACGAACCtgctcctgcctacaagcctgctcctaCTTATGCTTATTGa
- the LOC138860373 gene encoding cuticle protein 7-like: MFTKAVVALALVAVAASAPSQPAYGYAPQPAYEVPAKYDFNYAVKDDYSGNDFGHQETRDGYNTQGSYYVQLPDGRLEKVAYTVNGDSGYVAEVSYEGEAQYPEYHPAPAYKSAPVYEPAPAYKPAPTYAY; this comes from the exons ATGTTCACAAAG GCTGTCGTTGCCCTCGCCCTCGTGGCCGTTGCTGCCTCTGCTCCTTCTCAGCCAGCCTATGGATATGCTCCTCAGCCAGCTTATGAG GtccctgccaagtacgacttcaactatgctgtgaaggacgactactccggcaacgacttcggtcaccaggagACCCGTGACGGATACAACACTCAGGGTTCCTACTACGTTCAGCTCCCCGACGGTCGTCTGGagaaggtcgcctacactgtcaacggcgactccggctacgtggctgaggtcagctacgagggtgaggcccagtacccTGAGTACCACCCAGCACCTGCCTACAAGTCTGCCCCTGTCTACGAACCtgctcctgcctacaagcctgctcctaCTTATGCTTATTGa
- the LOC138860872 gene encoding cuticle protein 7-like, with translation MFTKAVVALALVAVAASAPSQPAYGYAPQPAYEVPAKYDFNYAVKDDYSGNDFGHQETRDGYNTQGSYYVQLPDGRLEKVAYTVNGDSGYVAEVSYEGEAQYPEYHPAPAYKSAPVYEPAPAYKPAPVYEPAPAYKPAPTYAY, from the exons ATGTTCACAAAG GCTGTCGTTGCCCTCGCCCTCGTGGCCGTTGCTGCCTCTGCTCCTTCTCAGCCAGCCTATGGATATGCTCCTCAGCCAGCTTATGAG GtccctgccaagtacgacttcaactatgctgtgaaggacgactactccggcaacgacttcggtcaccaggagACCCGTGACGGATACAACACTCAGGGTTCCTACTACGTTCAGCTCCCCGACGGTCGTCTGGagaaggtcgcctacactgtcaacggcgactccggctacgtggctgaggtcagctacgagggtgaggcccagtacccTGAGTACCACCCAGCACCTGCCTACAAGTCTGCCCCTGTCTACGAACCtgctcctgcctacaagcctgccccTGTCTACGAACCtgctcctgcctacaagcctgctcctaCTTATGCTTATTGa
- the LOC113819354 gene encoding cuticle protein 7-like: protein MFTKTIVALALVAVAASAPSLPAYGYAPQPAYEVPAKYDFNYAVKDDYSGNDFGHQEARDGYNTQGSYYVQLPDGRLEKVAYTVNGDSGYVAEVSYEGEAQYPEYKPAYNPVPVYKPAPVYA, encoded by the exons ATGTTCACCAAG ACTATCGTTGCCCTCGCCCTTGTGGCCGTTGCTGCATCTGCTCCTTCTCTACCAGCCTATGGCTATGCTCCTCAGCCAGCCTATGAG GtccctgccaagtacgacttcaactatgccgtgaaggacgactactccggcaacgacttcggtcaccaaGAAGCTCGCGATGGTTATAATACTCAGGGTTCCTACTACGTCCAGCTCCCCGACGGTCGTCTGGagaaggtcgcctacactgtcaacggcgactccggctacgtggccgaggtcagctacgagggtgaggcccagtaccccgagtacaagccTGCCTACAACCCAGTACCTGTCTATAAGCCTGCACCAGTCTACGCCTAA
- the LOC113822565 gene encoding cuticle protein 7-like, giving the protein MFTKAVVALALVAVAASAPSQPGYGYAPQPAYEVPAKYDFNYAVKDDYSGNDFGHQEARDGYDTQGSYYVLLPDGRLQKVAYTVNGDSGYVAEVSYEGEAQYPEYKPAYKPAPAYKPAPYHPAPAYKPAPTYEPAPTYETTPAYA; this is encoded by the exons ATGTTCACAAAG GCTGTcgtcgccctcgccctcgtggcCGTTGCTGCCTCTGCTCCTTCTCAGCCAGGCTATGGCTATGCTCCTCAGCCTGCTTACGAG GtccctgccaagtacgacttcaactacgccgtgaaggacgactactccggcaacgacttcggtcaccaggaggcccgtgatggctatgacacccagggatcctactacgtccttcttcccgacggtcgtctgcagaaggtcgcctacactgtcaacggcgactccggctacgtggccgaggtcagctacgagggtgaggcccaaTACCCCGAGTACAAGCCCGCCTACAAACCTGCTCCTGCTTATAAGCCTGCTCCTTACCATCccgcccctgcctacaagcccgCCCCTACCTACGAGCCTGCTCCTACCTACGAGACCACCCCAGCCTACGCTTAA
- the LOC113822562 gene encoding cuticle protein 7-like has translation MFTKTIVALALVAVAASAPSLPAYGYAPQPAYEVPAKYDFNYAVKDDYSGNDFGHQEARDGYNTQGSYYVQLPDGRLEKVAYTVNGDSGYVAEVSYEGEAQYPEYKPAYNPVPVYKPAPVYA, from the exons ATGTTCACTAAG ACTATCGTTGCCCTCGCCCTTGTGGCCGTTGCTGCATCTGCTCCTTCTCTACCAGCCTATGGCTATGCTCCTCAGCCAGCCTATGAG gtccctgccaagtacgacttcaactatgccgtgaaggacgactactccggcaacgacttcggtcaccaaGAAGCTCGCGATGGTTATAATACTCAGGGTTCCTACTACGTCCAGCTCCCCGACGGTCGTCTGGagaaggtcgcctacactgtcaacggcgactccggctacgtggccgaggtcagctacgagggtgaggcccagtaccccgagtacaagccTGCCTACAACCCAGTACCTGTCTATAAGCCTGCACCAGTCTACGCCTAA
- the LOC113822584 gene encoding cuticle protein 7-like — MFTKAVVALALVAVAAAAPSQSAYGYAPQPAYEVPAKYDFNYAVKDDYSGNDFGHQETRDGYNTQGSYYVQLPDGRLEKVAYTVNGDSGYVAEVSYEGEAQYPEYHPAPAYKSAPVYKPAPTYAY, encoded by the exons ATGTTCACAAAG GCTGTCGTTGCCCTCGCCCTCGTGGCCGTTGCTGCCGCTGCTCCTTCTCAGTCAGCCTATGGCTATGCTCCTCAGCCAGCTTATGAG GtccctgccaagtacgacttcaactatgctgtgaaggacgactactccggcaacgacttcggtcaccaggagACCCGTGACGGATACAACACTCAGGGTTCCTACTACGTTCAGCTCCCCGACGGTCGTCTGGagaaggtcgcctacactgtcaacggcgactccggctacgtggctgaggtcagctacgagggtgaggcccagtacccCGAGTACCACCCAGCACCTGCCTACAAGTCTGCTCCTGTCTACAAGCCTGCTCCCACCTACGCTTATTGA